In the Anastrepha obliqua isolate idAnaObli1 chromosome 1, idAnaObli1_1.0, whole genome shotgun sequence genome, one interval contains:
- the LOC129248862 gene encoding protein O-mannosyl-transferase 2 isoform X2 → MSRISETKETVDQIQFNLKKSAENHRWVTFSIIVILTICTRYYKVTEPDHVCWDETHFGKMGSWYINRTFFFDVHPPLGKMLIGLSGYLTGYNGTYPFEKPGDKYNGTRYEGMRYFCTTLGALIMPMAFDTVYDMTHSYEAALISALYLIFDVGLLTLNQYILLDPILLFFMTASIWGMAKVSNATAAGASYTGRWWFWLVFTGTMLACTTSTKFVGLFAVMLVGLHTIHELWIIFGDLKKPILETIIQIVCRALALILWPILLYMLFFYIHLAVLNRSGNGDGFYSSAFQSRLIGNSLHNASMPRDVAYGAIVTIKNHKTGGGYLHSHLHLYPKGLGARQQQITTYTHKDDNNKWIIKPYNKNAFVDIKYVKHGDLIRLEHVASKRNLHSHDEQAPVTKRHLQVTGYGEDGQGDANDIWRVLLVDNKQNTSVKTVTTKFLLVHYMQNCALTASGKQLPKWGFEQQEVSCNPNIRDKNAIWNVEDNLNKKLPSVNLDMYAPGFIARFMESHAVMFQGNAGLKPKEGEQTSKPWQWPINYRGQFFSGNSYRIYLLGNPIIWWSNLIFLGAFLIVSLVAVIKQRRLEGQLQKQEVSVLQTNRAKITTTDSRDSKRISLNAATWFFIGWTTHYIPFWTMGRVLYFHHYFPALIYNSMLTGVMFQYLVSHLPKWLQHTLLGGIISILAYSFIKFSPLAYGMSGSLANEPNSTMYGLRWLSTWEF, encoded by the exons ATGTCTAGAATATCGGAAACAAAAGAAACCGTCGACCAAATTCAATTCAACTTAAAGAAAAGTGCTGAAAA CCACAGATGGGTAACATTTAGTATCATTGTGATTCTAACTATTTGCACGCGATATTACAAAGTTACAGAACCTGATCATGTTTG CTGGGATGAAACACATTTTGGAAAAATGGGCAGCTGGTACATCAATAGAACTTTTTTCTTCGACGTTCATCCGCCTTTGGGAAAG ATGCTTATAGGGCTCTCTGGGTACTTGACTGGATACAATGGCACTTATCCTTTTGAGAAACCGGGCGATAAATACAACGGTACCCGCTATGAGGGAATGCGCTAT TTTTGTACTACCCTAGGAGCACTAATAATGCCCATGGCTTTCGACACTGTATATGATATGACACACTCCTACGAAGCAGCCCTGATCTCCGCACTTTACTTAATATTTG ATGTTGGCCTTTTAACATTAAATCAATATATATTGCTCGATCCCATTTTGCTCTTCTTCATGACTGCGTCAATTTGGGGAATGGCCAAGGTATCAAATGCTACTGCAGCTGGAGCATCTTACACAGGCCGCTGGTGGTTCTGGTTAGTTTTTACGGGTACTATGTTAGCTTGTACGACAAGTACAAAGTTTGTAGGACTTTTTGCAGTGATGCTTGTCGGTTTGCATACAATCCATGAACTTTGGATAATATTTggagatttaaaaaaaccaaTT TTGGAAACTATCATACAAATAGTCTGTCGTGCGCTGGCCCTAATTCTGTGGCCAATATTGTTGTATATGCTCTTCTTCTACATTCATTTGGCAGTACTGAACCGGAGTGGAAATGGTGATGGTTTCTACAGCTCTGCTTTTCAGTCACGTTTAATTGGTAATTCGTTGCACAATGCTAGCATGCCACGTGATGTGGCCTATGGTGCAATTGTAactataaaaaatcataaaactgGGGGAGGATACCTTCATTCTCACTTACATTTATACCCAAAAGGCCTGGGAGCGCGacaacaacag ATCACAACCTATACACATAAGGACGACAATAATAAATGGATTATAAAGCCatacaacaaaaatgcatttgtcGATATAAAATATGTTAAGCATGGAGATCTTATTAGGCTGGAGCACGTTGCTTCTAAGAGAAATTTACACTCACACGATGAGCAAGCTCCGGTTACAAAACGTCATCTACAAGTAACAGGCTATGGCGAG GACGGTCAGGGTGATGCTAATGATATTTGGAGAGTTCTTTTGGTAGATAACAAGCAAAATACGAGTGTTAAAACCGTTACAACAAAGTTTTTGCTAGTGCATTACATGCAAAATTGTGCTTTAACCGCAAGTGGAAAACAACTTCCGAAATGGGGATTTGAGCAACAGGAAGTTTCTTGCAATCCCAATATAAGGGACAAGAATGCTATTTGGAATGTCGAAGATAACCTAAACAAGAAAC TGCCCAGCGTAAATCTCGATATGTATGCGCCGGGATTTATTGCCCGCTTTATGGAATCACACGCGGTCATGTTTCAAGGAAACGCCGGACTTAAACCAAAGGAAGGGGAACAGACTAGCAAGCCATGGCAATGGCCAATTAACTATCGG GGACAATTCTTCTCTGGAAACTCTTACCGCATATATCTGTTGGGGAATCCTATAATTTGGTGGAGCAACCTAATTTTCCTTGGCGCTTTTTTGATCGTTTCTTTGGTAGCAGTTATCAAGCAACGTCGTCTCGAAGGTCAATTGCAAAAACAAGAGGTGTCCGTATTACAAACAAATAGAGCAAAAATTACAACCACGG atagtagAGATTCAAAACGAATATCATTAAATGCAGCAACCTGGTTCTTCATCGGATGGACGACACATTATATTCCCTTTTGGACAATGGGTCGTGTTCTTTATTTCCATCACTACTTTCCAGCCTTAATATACAACTCAATGTTGACAG GAGTGATGTTTCAATATTTAGTAAGTCACTTACCAAAGTGGCTTCAACACACACTGCTTGGTGGTATAATTTCTATACTGGCCTACAGCTTTATAAAGTTCTCACCACTTGCCTACGGAATGAGCGGATCATTAGCCAACGAGCCTAATTCTACAATGTATGGACTAAGATGGCTTTCAACTTGGGAATTTTGA
- the LOC129248862 gene encoding protein O-mannosyl-transferase 2 isoform X1 yields MSRISETKETVDQIQFNLKKSAEKSKTIVNDPFHRWVTFSIIVILTICTRYYKVTEPDHVCWDETHFGKMGSWYINRTFFFDVHPPLGKMLIGLSGYLTGYNGTYPFEKPGDKYNGTRYEGMRYFCTTLGALIMPMAFDTVYDMTHSYEAALISALYLIFDVGLLTLNQYILLDPILLFFMTASIWGMAKVSNATAAGASYTGRWWFWLVFTGTMLACTTSTKFVGLFAVMLVGLHTIHELWIIFGDLKKPILETIIQIVCRALALILWPILLYMLFFYIHLAVLNRSGNGDGFYSSAFQSRLIGNSLHNASMPRDVAYGAIVTIKNHKTGGGYLHSHLHLYPKGLGARQQQITTYTHKDDNNKWIIKPYNKNAFVDIKYVKHGDLIRLEHVASKRNLHSHDEQAPVTKRHLQVTGYGEDGQGDANDIWRVLLVDNKQNTSVKTVTTKFLLVHYMQNCALTASGKQLPKWGFEQQEVSCNPNIRDKNAIWNVEDNLNKKLPSVNLDMYAPGFIARFMESHAVMFQGNAGLKPKEGEQTSKPWQWPINYRGQFFSGNSYRIYLLGNPIIWWSNLIFLGAFLIVSLVAVIKQRRLEGQLQKQEVSVLQTNRAKITTTDSRDSKRISLNAATWFFIGWTTHYIPFWTMGRVLYFHHYFPALIYNSMLTGVMFQYLVSHLPKWLQHTLLGGIISILAYSFIKFSPLAYGMSGSLANEPNSTMYGLRWLSTWEF; encoded by the exons ATGTCTAGAATATCGGAAACAAAAGAAACCGTCGACCAAATTCAATTCAACTTAAAGAAAAGTGCTGAAAAGTCGAAAACTATAGTAAACGATCCATT CCACAGATGGGTAACATTTAGTATCATTGTGATTCTAACTATTTGCACGCGATATTACAAAGTTACAGAACCTGATCATGTTTG CTGGGATGAAACACATTTTGGAAAAATGGGCAGCTGGTACATCAATAGAACTTTTTTCTTCGACGTTCATCCGCCTTTGGGAAAG ATGCTTATAGGGCTCTCTGGGTACTTGACTGGATACAATGGCACTTATCCTTTTGAGAAACCGGGCGATAAATACAACGGTACCCGCTATGAGGGAATGCGCTAT TTTTGTACTACCCTAGGAGCACTAATAATGCCCATGGCTTTCGACACTGTATATGATATGACACACTCCTACGAAGCAGCCCTGATCTCCGCACTTTACTTAATATTTG ATGTTGGCCTTTTAACATTAAATCAATATATATTGCTCGATCCCATTTTGCTCTTCTTCATGACTGCGTCAATTTGGGGAATGGCCAAGGTATCAAATGCTACTGCAGCTGGAGCATCTTACACAGGCCGCTGGTGGTTCTGGTTAGTTTTTACGGGTACTATGTTAGCTTGTACGACAAGTACAAAGTTTGTAGGACTTTTTGCAGTGATGCTTGTCGGTTTGCATACAATCCATGAACTTTGGATAATATTTggagatttaaaaaaaccaaTT TTGGAAACTATCATACAAATAGTCTGTCGTGCGCTGGCCCTAATTCTGTGGCCAATATTGTTGTATATGCTCTTCTTCTACATTCATTTGGCAGTACTGAACCGGAGTGGAAATGGTGATGGTTTCTACAGCTCTGCTTTTCAGTCACGTTTAATTGGTAATTCGTTGCACAATGCTAGCATGCCACGTGATGTGGCCTATGGTGCAATTGTAactataaaaaatcataaaactgGGGGAGGATACCTTCATTCTCACTTACATTTATACCCAAAAGGCCTGGGAGCGCGacaacaacag ATCACAACCTATACACATAAGGACGACAATAATAAATGGATTATAAAGCCatacaacaaaaatgcatttgtcGATATAAAATATGTTAAGCATGGAGATCTTATTAGGCTGGAGCACGTTGCTTCTAAGAGAAATTTACACTCACACGATGAGCAAGCTCCGGTTACAAAACGTCATCTACAAGTAACAGGCTATGGCGAG GACGGTCAGGGTGATGCTAATGATATTTGGAGAGTTCTTTTGGTAGATAACAAGCAAAATACGAGTGTTAAAACCGTTACAACAAAGTTTTTGCTAGTGCATTACATGCAAAATTGTGCTTTAACCGCAAGTGGAAAACAACTTCCGAAATGGGGATTTGAGCAACAGGAAGTTTCTTGCAATCCCAATATAAGGGACAAGAATGCTATTTGGAATGTCGAAGATAACCTAAACAAGAAAC TGCCCAGCGTAAATCTCGATATGTATGCGCCGGGATTTATTGCCCGCTTTATGGAATCACACGCGGTCATGTTTCAAGGAAACGCCGGACTTAAACCAAAGGAAGGGGAACAGACTAGCAAGCCATGGCAATGGCCAATTAACTATCGG GGACAATTCTTCTCTGGAAACTCTTACCGCATATATCTGTTGGGGAATCCTATAATTTGGTGGAGCAACCTAATTTTCCTTGGCGCTTTTTTGATCGTTTCTTTGGTAGCAGTTATCAAGCAACGTCGTCTCGAAGGTCAATTGCAAAAACAAGAGGTGTCCGTATTACAAACAAATAGAGCAAAAATTACAACCACGG atagtagAGATTCAAAACGAATATCATTAAATGCAGCAACCTGGTTCTTCATCGGATGGACGACACATTATATTCCCTTTTGGACAATGGGTCGTGTTCTTTATTTCCATCACTACTTTCCAGCCTTAATATACAACTCAATGTTGACAG GAGTGATGTTTCAATATTTAGTAAGTCACTTACCAAAGTGGCTTCAACACACACTGCTTGGTGGTATAATTTCTATACTGGCCTACAGCTTTATAAAGTTCTCACCACTTGCCTACGGAATGAGCGGATCATTAGCCAACGAGCCTAATTCTACAATGTATGGACTAAGATGGCTTTCAACTTGGGAATTTTGA